One segment of Methanothermobacter sp. DNA contains the following:
- a CDS encoding DUF169 domain-containing protein has translation MDTKELGRKLKELLKLKNEPVAIKWSVREPADIERENGKSRFCEKLVKAMNGEVFYATSDDEECMGGARYTGLRDPSEFPANMQSGAFLVPMGVYRNIPAVQRSWRGNMNIEAGIFRAIIFAPLKLAEYEPDVIFILCNARQAMEVLHANAYDSGSHGLGADSGPICSSMAAVPYLTGKVTYGFGDVGSRRYMGLGDDDVMVSIPAGDLQRIVSNLEEMRTKKLFRGDNEK, from the coding sequence TTGGATACTAAGGAACTGGGGAGGAAACTGAAGGAACTCTTAAAACTCAAAAATGAACCTGTGGCCATAAAATGGTCCGTCAGGGAGCCAGCAGACATTGAAAGGGAGAATGGTAAATCAAGGTTCTGTGAAAAACTCGTGAAGGCAATGAATGGGGAGGTCTTCTATGCGACCAGTGATGATGAGGAGTGCATGGGGGGTGCGAGGTACACTGGCCTGAGGGATCCATCCGAGTTCCCTGCGAACATGCAAAGCGGCGCCTTCCTTGTACCCATGGGGGTCTACCGGAACATACCGGCGGTGCAGCGCTCATGGAGGGGTAACATGAACATTGAAGCGGGTATCTTCAGGGCCATTATATTCGCCCCCCTTAAACTTGCTGAATACGAGCCAGACGTCATATTCATCCTCTGCAATGCCAGGCAGGCAATGGAGGTCCTCCATGCCAACGCCTATGACTCAGGTTCACATGGCCTCGGGGCCGACTCAGGACCCATATGCAGCTCAATGGCAGCAGTCCCCTACCTCACAGGTAAGGTGACCTATGGATTCGGGGATGTGGGCTCAAGGAGGTACATGGGCCTGGGGGATGATGATGTCATGGTGAGCATCCCCGCAGGTGACCTGCAGCGTATCGTCTCGAACCTTGAGGAGATGAGGACCAAGAAGCTATTCAGGGGTGATAATGAAAAATAA
- a CDS encoding zinc ribbon domain-containing protein, producing MVNGNSESGNTLYCTKCRKEIPNGFKFCTSCGTPLVKNRGLHIDGDQIASHDDIKICPKCGYKLAPQSRFCTNCGNRISTLRVASSCPHCGTDAKPGQRFCIECGESLVKAGPTSEDISKALAIKRSKSENEEGCGESLVKAKPTSEDISKALAIKRSKSENKEESNYENKLKHVVSVNDESNYENKLKQEVYKLESRFFNTFDEIIDSADTLLKRRSSKGNSMRENECGYIVCDTCNRYYRLRPWDDPQEFLKKCECGGTLIFREEIW from the coding sequence ATGGTTAATGGAAACTCTGAATCAGGGAATACACTTTATTGCACGAAATGCAGGAAGGAAATCCCAAATGGTTTTAAATTCTGCACCAGCTGTGGAACCCCACTTGTAAAAAATAGGGGGTTACACATTGATGGGGATCAAATTGCATCACATGATGATATTAAGATCTGCCCCAAATGTGGCTATAAGCTAGCCCCTCAATCACGTTTCTGCACAAACTGCGGGAACAGGATCAGTACCCTGAGGGTAGCCTCTAGTTGTCCCCATTGCGGGACAGATGCCAAACCCGGGCAGCGATTCTGCATTGAATGCGGCGAATCATTAGTTAAGGCGGGACCCACATCTGAGGATATAAGCAAAGCCCTGGCAATAAAAAGATCAAAATCAGAAAACGAAGAGGGTTGTGGCGAATCATTAGTTAAGGCAAAACCTACATCTGAGGATATAAGCAAAGCCCTGGCAATAAAAAGATCAAAATCAGAAAACAAAGAAGAATCTAATTATGAGAATAAACTTAAACATGTAGTCTCAGTGAACGATGAATCTAATTATGAGAATAAACTTAAACAGGAAGTCTATAAACTGGAATCCAGATTTTTCAATACCTTTGATGAGATTATTGATTCTGCAGACACTCTCCTTAAGAGAAGAAGTTCTAAAGGGAATTCCATGAGGGAAAATGAATGCGGTTATATTGTGTGTGATACATGTAACAGGTACTACAGGCTCAGACCATGGGATGATCCTCAAGAATTCTTAAAAAAATGTGAATGTGGCGGAACCCTCATTTTCAGGGAAGAAATATGGTGA
- a CDS encoding M48 family metallopeptidase has protein sequence MAGEIKKLNLLHPSEYEHPLDRQALQALEGTPGLETLTRKLFKHGVERYTRLLYTGSYIKANENHFSEVHDILIDVCNTLHLKKIPQLYIKRDYGINGFARGSENPIIILTSRAIDLLTEDELRYVIGHEVGHIKSGHMLYHIMAEIIPIAGDIIGTATLGIGGLISTGLELALLYWNRMSEFTADRAGLLACQNEDAVINAMIKIAGAPKTFFDRIDRDQFIEQAREFKGYDYDGLDKVGKTLLIMGSSHPWTVMRASEILDWVESGAYSEIIEKHTGSQLEIDLKCHKCGTALTGDENFCGICGSKLWGR, from the coding sequence ATGGCTGGTGAAATAAAAAAACTTAACCTTCTTCATCCCAGTGAATATGAGCACCCACTGGATCGTCAGGCGCTCCAGGCCCTTGAGGGAACGCCTGGACTTGAAACATTAACGCGTAAGCTATTCAAGCATGGTGTAGAAAGATATACTCGTTTACTGTACACTGGAAGCTACATAAAGGCCAATGAGAACCACTTTTCTGAAGTTCATGATATTCTTATTGATGTGTGTAACACCCTACACCTCAAAAAGATACCTCAGCTTTATATAAAACGGGATTATGGGATTAATGGATTTGCCAGAGGATCAGAAAACCCAATAATCATCTTAACATCACGTGCCATTGATTTACTCACAGAAGATGAACTGCGATATGTAATTGGTCATGAGGTCGGCCATATCAAAAGTGGCCATATGCTGTACCATATCATGGCAGAGATTATACCCATAGCGGGTGACATCATTGGCACGGCTACACTGGGAATAGGTGGACTCATAAGTACCGGCCTTGAACTGGCACTTCTCTACTGGAATAGAATGTCAGAATTCACCGCTGACAGGGCAGGACTCCTGGCATGTCAAAATGAAGATGCTGTTATAAACGCCATGATTAAAATTGCAGGAGCACCTAAGACTTTTTTCGACAGGATCGACAGAGATCAATTCATTGAACAGGCAAGGGAATTTAAGGGGTACGATTATGATGGCCTTGATAAGGTAGGGAAAACCCTCCTCATCATGGGATCCTCACATCCCTGGACTGTTATGAGGGCATCTGAAATCCTTGATTGGGTTGAATCAGGAGCATACAGTGAAATTATAGAAAAACACACTGGTTCACAATTAGAAATCGATTTAAAGTGTCATAAATGCGGAACAGCTCTTACGGGTGATGAGAACTTCTGCGGGATCTGCGGATCAAAGTTGTGGGGTAGGTGA